Proteins encoded in a region of the Streptococcus sanguinis genome:
- the rplQ gene encoding 50S ribosomal protein L17, with protein sequence MAYRKLGRTSSQRKAMLRDLTTDLLINESIVTTEARAKEIRKTVEKMITLGKRGDLHARRQAAAFVRNEIASENYDEATEKYTTTTALQKLFSEIAPRYAERNGGYTRILKTEPRRGDAAPMAIIELV encoded by the coding sequence ATGGCTTACCGTAAACTAGGACGCACTAGCTCACAACGTAAAGCAATGCTTCGCGATTTGACTACTGATTTGCTAATCAACGAATCAATCGTGACAACTGAAGCTCGTGCTAAAGAAATCCGTAAAACAGTTGAAAAAATGATTACATTGGGCAAACGTGGAGACTTGCACGCTCGTCGTCAAGCAGCAGCTTTTGTACGCAATGAAATCGCATCAGAAAACTATGATGAAGCAACAGAAAAGTATACTACAACTACTGCTCTTCAAAAATTGTTCTCTGAGATTGCACCACGCTATGCGGAGCGCAACGGTGGATATACTCGTATCCTGAAAACTGAACCGCGCCGCGGAGATGCTGCGCCAATGGCAATCATCGAATTAGTATAA
- the rpsK gene encoding 30S ribosomal protein S11 has product MAKPTRKRRVKKNIESGIAHIHATFNNTIVMITDVHGNAIAWSSAGALGFKGSRKSTPFAAQMASEAAAKSAQEHGLKSVEVTVKGPGSGRESAIRALAAAGLEVTAIRDVTPVPHNGARPPKRRRV; this is encoded by the coding sequence TTGGCTAAACCAACACGTAAACGTCGTGTGAAGAAAAATATCGAATCCGGTATTGCTCATATTCACGCTACATTTAATAACACTATTGTTATGATTACTGATGTGCATGGTAACGCGATTGCTTGGTCATCTGCTGGAGCTCTTGGATTTAAAGGTTCTCGTAAATCTACACCATTTGCTGCCCAAATGGCATCTGAAGCAGCTGCTAAATCTGCACAGGAACACGGTCTGAAATCAGTTGAAGTTACTGTAAAAGGTCCAGGTTCTGGTCGTGAGTCTGCTATTCGTGCTCTTGCTGCCGCTGGTCTTGAAGTAACAGCTATTCGTGATGTGACTCCTGTACCACACAATGGTGCTCGTCCTCCAAAACGTCGCCGTGTATAA
- a CDS encoding DNA-directed RNA polymerase subunit alpha, translated as MIEFEKPNITKIDENKDYGKFVVEPLERGYGTTLGNSLRRVLLASLPGAAVTSINIEGVLHEFDTISGVREDVMQIILNVKGIAVKSYVQDEKIIELDVEGPAEVTAGDILTDSDIEIINPDHYLFTIGEGASFKATMTVNSGRGYVPADENKKDDAPVGTLAVDSIYTPVTKVNYQVEPARVGSNDGFDKLTLEILTNGTIIPEDALGLSARILTEHLNLFTNLTEVAIAADVMKEAEKTSDDRILERTIEELDLSVRSYNCLKRAGINTVFDLTEKSEPEMMKVRNLGRKSLEEVKVKLADLGLGLKNDK; from the coding sequence ATGATTGAGTTTGAAAAACCAAATATAACAAAAATTGATGAAAATAAAGATTATGGCAAGTTTGTAGTAGAGCCGCTTGAGCGTGGCTATGGTACAACACTGGGAAATTCTCTTCGCCGTGTGCTTTTGGCTTCACTTCCAGGTGCTGCTGTTACTTCAATCAATATTGAAGGTGTTTTGCACGAGTTTGATACAATTTCCGGTGTCCGTGAAGACGTGATGCAAATTATTCTGAACGTCAAAGGAATTGCTGTAAAATCTTACGTCCAAGACGAAAAGATTATTGAACTGGATGTTGAAGGACCAGCAGAAGTGACTGCCGGAGACATTTTGACAGACAGTGACATTGAAATTATAAACCCTGATCATTATCTCTTTACAATCGGAGAAGGTGCAAGCTTTAAGGCAACGATGACTGTCAACAGCGGTCGTGGTTATGTGCCTGCAGATGAAAATAAGAAAGATGATGCACCAGTGGGAACACTTGCGGTAGATTCTATCTATACGCCAGTGACAAAGGTTAATTACCAGGTTGAGCCAGCTCGTGTTGGTAGCAACGATGGTTTTGACAAACTAACCCTTGAAATTTTAACGAATGGAACAATTATTCCAGAAGATGCTTTGGGACTTTCAGCCCGCATCCTTACGGAACATTTGAATCTCTTCACTAACCTGACAGAAGTAGCTATCGCTGCAGACGTTATGAAGGAAGCAGAAAAGACTTCTGATGACCGCATTTTAGAGCGGACCATCGAAGAATTAGATTTGTCAGTTCGCTCATACAACTGTTTGAAACGTGCAGGTATCAATACTGTATTTGATTTGACAGAAAAATCTGAGCCAGAAATGATGAAAGTTCGTAACTTGGGACGCAAGAGTCTGGAGGAAGTAAAAGTTAAACTTGCTGATCTCGGTCTGGGGTTAAAAAACGATAAATAA